Proteins encoded within one genomic window of Actinoplanes octamycinicus:
- a CDS encoding calcium/sodium antiporter encodes MLIQLLLAAAGLVLLTVAADHLVVGSSRLAARMRIRPVVVGVVVIGIGTSMPEFLVSGVAAARGEAGIALGNLIGSNILNLTLILGIAGLIARIGFASTVIRREVPLAVAGTVLFAALAWTGLTVVTGVVLAVAGGAALWLLVRWAGDSRNGELAEEAVECVAEAPAGPGGSARFEPLRAVLGLAGVLVGAQLLVVNASAIAAGLGVSPLVIGFTLVALGTSLPELVTTVQAQRRGESELVIGNLFGSNLFNSLIGGTVVSLAAPAGIGAANGLLLLLMVLTSLAAWGLLVRGMVLTRAEGALLLAAYLATVPLLLTA; translated from the coding sequence ATGCTGATCCAGCTTCTGCTCGCCGCCGCCGGTCTGGTGCTGCTGACCGTCGCGGCCGACCACCTCGTCGTGGGCTCGTCGCGGCTGGCCGCCCGGATGCGGATCCGGCCGGTCGTGGTCGGCGTCGTGGTGATCGGCATCGGCACGTCCATGCCGGAGTTCCTGGTCTCCGGTGTGGCCGCGGCCCGCGGTGAGGCCGGCATCGCGCTGGGCAACCTGATCGGCTCCAACATCCTCAACCTGACGCTGATTCTCGGCATCGCGGGGCTGATCGCCCGGATCGGATTCGCTTCGACGGTGATCCGCCGCGAGGTGCCGCTCGCGGTCGCCGGGACCGTCCTGTTCGCCGCCCTGGCCTGGACCGGGCTCACCGTGGTCACCGGTGTGGTCCTGGCGGTCGCCGGCGGCGCGGCGCTGTGGCTGCTGGTGCGGTGGGCCGGCGACAGCCGGAACGGGGAGCTGGCCGAGGAGGCCGTCGAGTGCGTGGCGGAGGCGCCCGCGGGGCCGGGTGGGTCCGCCCGATTCGAGCCGCTCAGGGCGGTGCTCGGCCTGGCCGGCGTCCTGGTCGGCGCCCAGCTGCTGGTCGTCAACGCCTCCGCGATCGCCGCCGGCCTCGGCGTCTCCCCGCTGGTCATCGGCTTCACCCTGGTCGCCCTCGGCACATCGCTGCCGGAACTGGTGACCACCGTCCAGGCCCAGCGCCGCGGCGAGTCCGAACTGGTCATCGGCAACCTGTTCGGCTCGAACCTGTTCAACAGCCTGATCGGCGGCACCGTGGTCAGCCTCGCCGCACCGGCTGGGATCGGCGCGGCGAACGGTCTCCTGCTGCTGCTCATGGTGCTGACCAGCCTGGCCGCCTGGGGTCTGCTGGTCCGCGGCATGGTGCTGACCCGGGCGGAGGGCGCGCTGCTGCTCGCCGCCTACCTGGCGACCGTGCCGCTGCTGCTGACCGCGTGA
- a CDS encoding winged helix-turn-helix transcriptional regulator, whose product MATRTATQLRAEERDRYDAYLAACPARKLLDRISDKWVSLLLTALAGGPQRYSELSRTIAGVSQKMLTQTLRGLERDGLVTRTVTAAVPVRVDYALTPLGASLLPVMTAIKAWAETNIEAVERAQRAYDQAGA is encoded by the coding sequence ATGGCCACCCGCACCGCCACCCAGCTCCGCGCCGAGGAGCGGGACCGCTACGACGCCTACCTGGCCGCCTGCCCGGCCCGCAAGCTGCTCGACCGGATCAGCGACAAGTGGGTGAGCCTGCTGCTCACCGCCCTGGCCGGCGGCCCGCAGCGGTACAGCGAGCTGAGCCGGACGATCGCCGGCGTCAGCCAGAAGATGCTCACCCAGACGCTGCGCGGGTTGGAACGCGACGGCCTGGTCACCCGCACGGTCACCGCCGCGGTCCCGGTCCGTGTCGACTACGCGCTGACCCCGCTCGGGGCGAGCCTGCTGCCGGTGATGACCGCGATCAAGGCGTGGGCGGAGACCAACATCGAGGCGGTCGAGCGGGCGCAGCGGGCCTACGACCAGGCCGGAGCATGA
- a CDS encoding NADP-dependent oxidoreductase produces MRAVIINSYGGPEVLRVAETPLPEPGPGQVRIRVAAAAVNPVDLQTRSGALAGLLPPRETIGIGWDLSGTVDAVGPRVTGFLVGERVVALSDRLALPAKAQADFAVLDAEAVGKLPPDVDLVAAATLPLNALTAAQALDLAGLRPGQTLLVTGAAGGVGGFAVELAARSGLRVVATADEQDELFVREAGASEVVPRGRELADVVRKRVPEGVDGVIDAASLGVAALDAVRGGGVHVAVLGGAPVPLRGTRVVNVWIRADGPRLTALAAAGLRLRVAETMPLSRVADAHRTLEKGGVRGRLVLTID; encoded by the coding sequence ATGCGAGCTGTGATCATCAATTCCTACGGCGGTCCCGAAGTGCTGCGCGTCGCCGAGACGCCGCTCCCCGAGCCGGGGCCGGGCCAGGTGCGGATCCGGGTGGCCGCGGCGGCGGTCAACCCGGTCGACCTGCAGACCCGGTCCGGCGCGCTGGCCGGTCTGCTGCCGCCGCGCGAGACGATCGGTATCGGCTGGGACCTGTCCGGGACGGTCGACGCGGTCGGTCCGCGGGTGACCGGGTTCCTGGTGGGGGAGCGGGTCGTCGCGCTCTCCGACCGGCTGGCGCTGCCGGCCAAGGCGCAGGCCGATTTCGCGGTGCTCGACGCCGAGGCGGTCGGCAAGCTGCCGCCGGACGTCGACCTGGTCGCGGCCGCGACGCTGCCGCTCAACGCGCTGACCGCCGCGCAGGCGCTCGATCTCGCCGGGCTGCGTCCGGGCCAGACGCTGCTGGTCACCGGCGCGGCCGGCGGGGTCGGTGGCTTCGCGGTGGAGCTCGCCGCCCGGTCCGGGTTGCGGGTGGTCGCGACCGCCGACGAGCAGGACGAGCTTTTCGTACGCGAGGCAGGCGCGAGCGAGGTCGTTCCGCGCGGCAGGGAGCTGGCTGACGTCGTACGGAAAAGGGTCCCTGAGGGTGTCGACGGGGTGATCGACGCGGCGTCGCTGGGCGTGGCGGCGCTGGATGCGGTGCGCGGCGGCGGGGTGCACGTCGCGGTGCTCGGTGGGGCGCCGGTGCCGCTGCGCGGGACCCGGGTGGTCAACGTGTGGATCCGGGCCGATGGTCCGCGGCTGACCGCGCTGGCGGCGGCCGGGCTGCGGTTGCGGGTGGCGGAGACTATGCCGTTGTCGCGGGTGGCGGACGCGCATCGGACCCTGGAGAAGGGCGGGGTGCGCGGCCGGCTGGTCCTCACGATCGACTAA
- a CDS encoding alpha/beta fold hydrolase: MTDELLTRSPEFTFLAAGGEAWDATVERLAHPSRILDLPSPGASGPGDNGPGSGLAPGDMAAAVVRAVAALAGGEPQILVGRALGGLTAIAVAHQRPDLVRGLVLVDVTPDSAQLWAALEETTVPTLLIRARRGGLPEMAVAEFAERVPTAWILGVDAGPDAAGENPAALARLIDRFGAGRRAATTEPVAPPAPQRAAEPIAEPLAPRQTRGLVPGQRTAGPAVRQQAGVPVIGQRMTEPTVPQQAQGPGTRQQGAGPAARRRPHRAHRSVCRPH, encoded by the coding sequence ATGACCGACGAGCTGCTCACCCGATCGCCGGAGTTCACCTTCCTCGCCGCCGGCGGCGAGGCCTGGGACGCGACCGTGGAGCGGCTCGCCCACCCGTCACGGATCCTCGACCTGCCCAGCCCCGGCGCCTCCGGTCCCGGTGACAACGGCCCGGGCTCCGGCCTCGCGCCGGGTGACATGGCGGCGGCTGTGGTGCGGGCGGTCGCGGCTCTGGCCGGCGGCGAACCACAGATCCTGGTCGGGCGGGCGCTGGGCGGGCTGACCGCGATCGCGGTCGCGCACCAGCGGCCCGACCTGGTTCGCGGGCTGGTGCTGGTGGATGTGACGCCGGACAGCGCGCAGCTGTGGGCGGCGCTGGAGGAGACGACGGTGCCGACGCTGCTGATCCGCGCCCGTCGTGGTGGTCTGCCGGAGATGGCCGTCGCCGAGTTCGCCGAGCGGGTGCCGACCGCGTGGATCCTCGGGGTGGACGCCGGGCCGGACGCGGCGGGGGAGAACCCGGCCGCGCTGGCCCGGCTGATCGACAGGTTCGGCGCGGGCCGCCGGGCCGCCACGACCGAACCGGTCGCCCCGCCCGCCCCGCAGCGGGCCGCCGAGCCGATCGCCGAGCCGCTGGCACCACGGCAGACCAGAGGGCTGGTCCCGGGGCAGCGGACGGCCGGCCCGGCCGTGCGCCAGCAGGCCGGTGTGCCGGTGATCGGCCAGCGGATGACTGAGCCGACGGTGCCGCAGCAGGCACAGGGGCCGGGGACGCGGCAGCAGGGTGCCGGGCCGGCTGCTCGGCGGCGGCCGCATCGGGCGCATCGGTCGGTGTGCCGGCCCCATTGA
- a CDS encoding patatin-like phospholipase family protein yields MGGDGKALVLGGGGVTGVAWEIGLLHGLAEHGVDLTGAGLFVGTSAGSIVAAQVLSGVPLKDLFEAQRADPTGQLTARITVSGLLSFLVAGLWPGDPARGRAWLGRRALRARTIPEAERRAVIAERIGDHDWPATRLLITAVEAETGTPRIFDAASGVSLVDAVAASCAVPLTWAPVTIDGVRYVDGGIRSVANADLAAGNRQVVVLAPVAQSARRSGRPAAQLAALGPGVRSALISPDAAARAAIGRNVLDPSRRRPAAEAGRAQAAAEAERLRAIWE; encoded by the coding sequence ATGGGTGGTGACGGCAAGGCTCTGGTGCTCGGCGGCGGTGGCGTCACCGGGGTGGCCTGGGAGATCGGTCTGCTCCACGGGCTGGCCGAGCACGGCGTCGACCTGACCGGCGCGGGCCTGTTCGTCGGCACGTCGGCGGGATCCATCGTGGCCGCGCAGGTGCTCTCCGGCGTACCCCTGAAGGATCTTTTCGAGGCGCAGCGCGCCGACCCGACCGGCCAGCTCACCGCGCGGATCACGGTGAGCGGCCTGTTGAGCTTCCTGGTGGCCGGGCTGTGGCCGGGCGATCCGGCGCGCGGCCGGGCCTGGCTCGGCCGGCGTGCCCTGCGGGCCAGGACGATCCCGGAGGCGGAGCGACGCGCGGTGATCGCCGAGCGGATCGGCGACCATGACTGGCCGGCGACCCGGCTGCTGATCACCGCGGTCGAGGCGGAGACCGGCACCCCGAGGATCTTCGACGCCGCCAGCGGGGTGTCCCTGGTCGACGCCGTCGCGGCCAGCTGCGCCGTCCCGCTGACCTGGGCCCCGGTGACGATCGACGGGGTGCGCTACGTCGACGGCGGCATCCGCTCGGTGGCGAACGCCGACCTGGCAGCCGGCAACCGCCAGGTGGTGGTGCTGGCCCCGGTCGCCCAGTCGGCCCGGCGGTCCGGCCGCCCGGCGGCCCAGCTCGCCGCCCTCGGCCCGGGCGTGCGCAGCGCCCTGATCTCCCCGGACGCGGCCGCACGCGCCGCGATCGGCCGCAACGTCCTGGACCCGTCCCGCCGCCGCCCAGCCGCGGAGGCGGGCCGTGCCCAGGCCGCCGCCGAGGCGGAGCGGCTCCGCGCGATCTGGGAGTGA